A stretch of Bos mutus isolate GX-2022 chromosome 8, NWIPB_WYAK_1.1, whole genome shotgun sequence DNA encodes these proteins:
- the LOC102287010 gene encoding protein CutA homolog isoform X1, which produces MDRLGSRCPLPGSTRPSIFICLLILTTSLLTYPVLRTLSLQFLSVLTGSYVSGTYSIVFVNCPNEQIARDIARAILDKKLAASVNILPKASSLYYWNGEIEEATEVLLLIKTKTSKIHMLSSYIRLVHPFEIPELFSLPMDQGDVHYLKWLEEGMEEE; this is translated from the exons ATGGACAGGCTAGGCTCACGGTGCCCTCTGCCAGGCTCCACTCGGCCCTCTATCTTTATATGCCTCTTG ATCCTGACAACCTCTCTCCTGACATACCCCGTGCTCAGGACCCTCAGCCTGCAGTTCCTTTCCGTTCTCACTGGCAGCTATGTGTCCGGCACGTACTCCATTGTTTTTGTCAACTGTCCCAACGAGCAGATCGCCAGAGATATTGCCAG GGCTATCCTGGATAAGAAGCTGGCTGCCTCTGTGAACATCCTGCCTAAGGCCTCCTCACT ATACTATTGGAATGGAGAAATAGAAGAAGCCACTGAGGTCCTGTTG ttaaTAAAGACAAAGACTTCCAAGATCCATATGCTTTCCAGCTACATCAG GTTGGTGCATCCTTTTGAAATCCCAGAGCTCTTCAGTcttcccatggaccaaggagatGTGCACTATTTAAAgtggctggaggagggcatggaggaGGAGTGA
- the LOC102287010 gene encoding protein CutA homolog isoform X2, whose translation MDRLGSRCPLPGSTRPSIFICLLILTTSLLTYPVLRTLSLQFLSVLTGSYVSGTYSIVFVNCPNEQIARDIARAILDKKLAASVNILPKASSLYYWNGEIEEATEVLLLIKTKTSKIHMLSSYIRHWIKLRDLLLLLKQLRAHVVI comes from the exons ATGGACAGGCTAGGCTCACGGTGCCCTCTGCCAGGCTCCACTCGGCCCTCTATCTTTATATGCCTCTTG ATCCTGACAACCTCTCTCCTGACATACCCCGTGCTCAGGACCCTCAGCCTGCAGTTCCTTTCCGTTCTCACTGGCAGCTATGTGTCCGGCACGTACTCCATTGTTTTTGTCAACTGTCCCAACGAGCAGATCGCCAGAGATATTGCCAG GGCTATCCTGGATAAGAAGCTGGCTGCCTCTGTGAACATCCTGCCTAAGGCCTCCTCACT ATACTATTGGAATGGAGAAATAGAAGAAGCCACTGAGGTCCTGTTG ttaaTAAAGACAAAGACTTCCAAGATCCATATGCTTTCCAGCTACATCAG GCACTGGATAAAATTACGCGACCTGCTCCTACTGTTGAAGCAACTGCGTGCACATGTTGTGATTTAG